The window GTTCTTCGATACTCATCGCGCGTTCCCTATGCTGTGGAAGCCGCCTAGCCTAATCCTTGCGCAATAAAAGACAAGGTGCGCAACAAGGCGTGGCTATAATCGCACCCGTTTGATTTGTCCTTTCCTGCCACCTGCATGAGATCGCCATGACTATTTCCCTGTACGCCGCTTCCATCCCGGTTTTCAAGCAGATGCTCAACGCCCTGAGTGATGTCCTGAACAAGGCTGAAGCCCACGCCACTGCGAAAAACATCGACCCGAACGCGTTCCTGCAAGCCCGCCTGTACCCTGACATGTTCCCCCTGGTACGCCAGGTGCAGATCGCGGTGGACTTCGCCAAAGGCGTGTCCGCGCGTCTGGCCGAGCTTGAAGTGCCGAAATATGACGACAGCGAAACCACCTTTGCCGAACTGCAAGCCTTGATCACCAAGGTATTGGCGTTCATCGACGGCATCAGCCCCGAGCAGATCGACGGCAAGGAAGGCATCGAAATCGTCACCCGTCCGGGCACGCCGAAGGAAAAACGCTTCACCGGCCAGACCTACCTGCTGAGCTATGGTCTGCCGCAGTTCTTCTTCCACGTCACCACCACCTATGCGCTGCTGCGCCACAATGGCGTGGAAGTGGGCAAACGCGACTACATGGGCGCGTTCTAAACCCGCCAGCATGAAAAAGCCCGGGACGGTGTGGGCCGTCCCGGGCTTTTTCATGCTGGCGGTCTGTTTACACGGTGGCTGTGCCATCGCTATCGCGAGCAGGCTCGCTCCCGCATTGGATTTGTATCTGCCACAAACCCTGTGGGAGCGAGCCTGCTCGCGATGACGGTCATACCTCCAGCGCCGCTGTCAGGCCACGCGTTCGCGCTTCTCTTCCTCACCCAAGCAAGCCGCCGCGGTGAACAGCACATCGGTAGAGGAATTGAGCGCAGTCTCCGCCGAATCCTGCAGGACGCCGATAATGAAGCCCACGGCGACCACCTGCATGGCGATGTCGCTGGGAATGCCGAACAGGCTGCATGCCAGGGGAATCAGCAACAGCGAACCACCGGCCACGCCGGACGCGCCGCAGGCACAAATGGCCGCGACGACGCTCAGCAACACGGCGGTCGGCACGTCGACCACGATACCCAGGGTATGCACCGCCGCCAGGGTCAGTACGGTGATGGTAATGGCGGCGCCGGCCATGTTGATGGTCGCGCCCAGCGGGATCGATACCGAATAGGTGTCTTCGTGCAGGCCCAGGCGTTTGCTCAGTTCCAGGTTCACTGGGATATTCGCCGCCGAACTGCGGGTGAAGAATGCGGTAATGCCGCTCTCGCGCAGGCAGGTAAAGACCAGTGGGTACGGGTTGCGACGCAGCTTCCAGAACACGATGAGCGGGTTCATCACCAGCGCCACGAACAGCATGCAGCCAATCAGCACGGTCAACAGGTGAAGGTAGCCCAGCAACGCGCTGAAGCCTGAGGTTGCCAGGGTCGAGGCCACCAGGCCGAAGATCCCCAGCGGGGCGAAGCAGATGACCACGCGCACGATCACGGTCACGCCGTTGGACAGATCCCCGAGCACGGTACGGGTGGTTTCGCCAGCATGGCGAATGGCAATGCCCATCCCGATGGCCCAGGCCAGAATGCCGATGAAGTTGGCATTCATCAGGGCGCTGACCGGATTGTCCACCACGCTGAGCATCAAACTCTGCAGTACTTCGCCGATGCCGCCGGGGGCGGTGACGGCGACGTCATGGGACACCAGGACAAGGCTGGACGGAAACAGGGTACTGGCAACCACCGCGACCACTGCGGCGGCGAAAGTGCCGAGCAGGTACAGGAAGAGAATGGGCCGGATATGGGTTTCCTGACCGTGCTTGTGGTTGGCGATCGACGCCATGACCAGCACGAACACCAGGATCGGTGCCACGGCCTTGAGCGCTGACACAAAGACCTTACCGATGAAAGCGGTGGACTTGGCAAGGTCCGGTGCCAGCCACGCCAGGATGATGCCGGCGATCAGACCGATGACGATTTGCGTCACCAGGCCGGTGCGTTTGAGGCGGTGTAGAACGGAAGGAGACAAAGCAGTCATAACGGCATCTCTGATTTTTTTTGTGTGCAACGGTCGACCCCTCAGGGCAACAGACGGGCAGGCCACGTGAGCGGGACCGAAAAGAAAGTACAGCGTTTGCAGGCCGCGGACTTTATCACAGCCCGCGGAAAAACCTGACGGACCTGTGACGATCCGTCGCTTGGGCGTTCACACGCGTTTGTCTGAGGGGCGCATTCTGTTAGGCTTTGGGCCAATCCCCTTTCTACTCTGCCAGCGACCCTTTTGGGCTGACGCTGGTGTCGTTGTTTTGCTGGAGTTCTGCATGTTGTCTGTTTTTCTGTTGTCGGCGGCTGGTTTTACAGTGCTGACCACCGAATTCATTATCGTCGGCCTGTTGCCATCCATCGCCCGCGACCTGCAAGTCACGATTGCCCAGGCCGGGCTGCTGGTCACGCTGTTTGCATTTACCGTGGCGGCATTCGGGCCGTTCCTGACCGCCTGGTTCGCCCGCTTTGAGCGGCGCAAGCTGTTTATCAGCGTGTTGGTGATGTTTGGTCTGGCCAACACACTGGCGGCGCTGGCCCCCAATATCGGTGTAATGGCCGTCGCCCGATTGATCCCAGCCTTGGGGCTACCGGTGTTCTGGGCATTGGCCAGCGAAACGGCAGTGGACATTGTCGGGCCGCAGTTTGCCGGGCGGGCCATCGCCCGGATCGGGTTCGGCATTGTCTGTGCCACGGTGTTCGGTATTCCGGTAGGCACGCTGATTTCTGATGCGTTCGGCTGGCGCAGCGCCTTTGCCATCCTGGCGTTCGTTGCGTTCGCCAAGGCCTTGCTGCTGTTTGTCTACCTGCCCAAAACCAATCTGCATCAGCACCAGGTCAGTTTGCGCTCGCAACTCAAGATATTGCGCAGCCCGTTGATGCAGGGCCATGTGCTGCTGTCGATCCTGGTGTTCAGCGGCATGTTCACCGCGTACACCTACCTGGCCGATATCCTCGAGCGCCTGGCCGGGTTCGACGGCACACTGGTGGGCTGGTGCCTGATGGGCTTCGGGGCCGTGGGGCTGGTGGGTAACTCTCTGGGCGGCCGCGCGGTGGACCGACACCCTTTGATCGCCTCGATGGTGTTTTGTCTGTTCCTGATCGGCGGCATGGTGGCGCTGGTGCCGAGCATTCATTCGACCGTCGGGCTGGCGGCAGCGATGGGCATCTGGGGAGTGACCCAGGCGGCCCTGTTCCTGGTCAGTCATGTACGACTGATGAAGGCCGCGCCTGAGGCTCCAGCCTTTGCCGCATCGCTGAACATCGCCGGGGCCAATCTGGGAATTGGCTTGGGGGCGATGGTCGGTGGGCGCGTCATCGATACCCTGGGCCTGGGCAGCGTTGGTTTTGCCGCGTCCGGGTTCATCCTCATATCGATCCTGCTGGCGTTATTGCTGATGACCTTCAAGCCCCGTGCCGCCTGCGCGCAGTCCTAAGCGCTGAACAGCTCGCGTCGGGCCCCTTCGGCGATGGCGACGATGCCCGGATGGCTGACCTTGCGCTCTACGGAAATGGCATAGAACGACTCGCTGACCGCATCGGTCTGGCCGATCACCTGCACGCCGTACTGACGCTGAACTTCTTCGGCGATCACGCTCGGGCCGATGAAAATTCCGCTGCCTGATTGCCCGAAGGCCTGCATCAGCGCGCTGTCGTCGAATTCGCCGACGATGCGCGGCTGGATCTGTTGCTCGGCGAACCAGCGTTGCAAGCGGCTGCGTACCACGGTTTCGGCACCTGGAATCAGCAGCGGGGCGTCATGCAGGCTGCGGGGGAAATCCTGCCCATAGCGCTCGGCCAGCGCAGCGGTGGCAAAGAAGCTGATCCCGCACTCTCCCAACTTCTGGCTATAACCCTTGATGTCCAGGTGGGTCGGCATCGGGCTGTCGGAAATCACCAGGTCCAGGCGCTGGATCGCCAGGTCCGCCAACAGCCGCTCGAGTTTGTCTTCGCGGCAGGTGATGCGCAGCGGCTCACTCAGCTCCATGGTCGGCGCCAGCAGCCGATAGACAATGGACTTGGGCACCACGTCCGCCACCCCGACCCGGAACAGCGTCTGCTGCTCATTGGGTTGGGCCCGGAGCATAAGCTCCAGTTCGCCACCCAACTGGAACATGTGTTCGGCATAGGGCAGCGTCTGGCGGCCAGCCTCGGTCAGTTCCAACTGTCTCCCGACGCGGCGAAACAACTTGATGTTAAAGGTTTGCTCAAGCAGCGAAATCTGCCCGCTGATGGTTTGTGGTGTCAGGTTCAGTTGCTCGCAGGCCCGCACGATGCTGCCGGTTTTGGCCACCACCCAGAAGTAATGCAGCTGTCGGTAATTGAGCATAAGGCACGCCGATTCGTAAAAGCCGAAGTATAACCGCTGAAAATACGAATTTTCCTGAAGTATTCACCTCTCTAGAATGCCGGGCCATCGGTGAGCCACCTTTGGTGCTCTGTTTAACCCTGAGAGGCATTTATCCATGACGTACAAAACCCTGGGTTTGGCGGCCTTGTTGGCAGTGTCTTCAATCGCCCTCGTTGGCTGCGAACAGGCCGAAAAAAGTGCCCAGCAGTTGATGGGGCAAGCCGCGGAAACGGCCAAGCAGGCAATCGATGACACCCATAAGGCTGCGGAACAGGCGATCAGCGAGGCCACTGGCGGGTTGATCAGCCCCAAGAAGAAGCCGGCGGATGAGGCTGAAGAATCCGAAACCTCCACCCAAACCATTTAACCCCGTCATATCGAGTCAGGACTGACCCATGGATTATCTTTTACAACTCGCTGCCAGCCCCACTGCATGGATCGCGCTGGCGACTCTGGTCGTCATGGAAATCGTGCTTGGCATCGATAACCTGATCTTCATTTCGATCCTGACCAATAAACTGCCCGAACAGCACCGCGCCAAGGCGCGGCGTATCGGCATTGGCATGGCGCTGATCCTGCGCCTGGGCTTGTTGAGTACCATTGCTTTCATCGTGCAGTTGACTGAGCCGGTTATCGAAATCCTCGGTCAGGCATTCTCCTGGAAGGACATGATCCTGATCGCCGGCGGCCTGTTCCTGCTGTGGAAAGCCACCACCGAGATCCACCACAGCATGGACCCGGCACCGAATGATCCGAAATCCGCCACCTCCGGCGTGACCCTCGGATTTGCCGCTGCGATCGGTCAGATCCTGATGCTGGACCTGGTATTTTCCATCGACAGCATCATTACCGCCGTGGGCATGACCGAGCATCTGCCGATCATGATCATCGCCGTCGTGATCTCGGTGTTGGTGATGTTGCTGGCGGCCGAGCCGCTGGCCAAGTTCATCAACGACAACCCGACAGTGGTCA is drawn from Pseudomonas rhizophila and contains these coding sequences:
- a CDS encoding DUF1993 domain-containing protein, producing MTISLYAASIPVFKQMLNALSDVLNKAEAHATAKNIDPNAFLQARLYPDMFPLVRQVQIAVDFAKGVSARLAELEVPKYDDSETTFAELQALITKVLAFIDGISPEQIDGKEGIEIVTRPGTPKEKRFTGQTYLLSYGLPQFFFHVTTTYALLRHNGVEVGKRDYMGAF
- the sstT gene encoding serine/threonine transporter SstT; translated protein: MTALSPSVLHRLKRTGLVTQIVIGLIAGIILAWLAPDLAKSTAFIGKVFVSALKAVAPILVFVLVMASIANHKHGQETHIRPILFLYLLGTFAAAVVAVVASTLFPSSLVLVSHDVAVTAPGGIGEVLQSLMLSVVDNPVSALMNANFIGILAWAIGMGIAIRHAGETTRTVLGDLSNGVTVIVRVVICFAPLGIFGLVASTLATSGFSALLGYLHLLTVLIGCMLFVALVMNPLIVFWKLRRNPYPLVFTCLRESGITAFFTRSSAANIPVNLELSKRLGLHEDTYSVSIPLGATINMAGAAITITVLTLAAVHTLGIVVDVPTAVLLSVVAAICACGASGVAGGSLLLIPLACSLFGIPSDIAMQVVAVGFIIGVLQDSAETALNSSTDVLFTAAACLGEEEKRERVA
- a CDS encoding MFS transporter, coding for MLSVFLLSAAGFTVLTTEFIIVGLLPSIARDLQVTIAQAGLLVTLFAFTVAAFGPFLTAWFARFERRKLFISVLVMFGLANTLAALAPNIGVMAVARLIPALGLPVFWALASETAVDIVGPQFAGRAIARIGFGIVCATVFGIPVGTLISDAFGWRSAFAILAFVAFAKALLLFVYLPKTNLHQHQVSLRSQLKILRSPLMQGHVLLSILVFSGMFTAYTYLADILERLAGFDGTLVGWCLMGFGAVGLVGNSLGGRAVDRHPLIASMVFCLFLIGGMVALVPSIHSTVGLAAAMGIWGVTQAALFLVSHVRLMKAAPEAPAFAASLNIAGANLGIGLGAMVGGRVIDTLGLGSVGFAASGFILISILLALLLMTFKPRAACAQS
- the nhaR gene encoding transcriptional activator NhaR, coding for MLNYRQLHYFWVVAKTGSIVRACEQLNLTPQTISGQISLLEQTFNIKLFRRVGRQLELTEAGRQTLPYAEHMFQLGGELELMLRAQPNEQQTLFRVGVADVVPKSIVYRLLAPTMELSEPLRITCREDKLERLLADLAIQRLDLVISDSPMPTHLDIKGYSQKLGECGISFFATAALAERYGQDFPRSLHDAPLLIPGAETVVRSRLQRWFAEQQIQPRIVGEFDDSALMQAFGQSGSGIFIGPSVIAEEVQRQYGVQVIGQTDAVSESFYAISVERKVSHPGIVAIAEGARRELFSA
- a CDS encoding TerC family protein produces the protein MDYLLQLAASPTAWIALATLVVMEIVLGIDNLIFISILTNKLPEQHRAKARRIGIGMALILRLGLLSTIAFIVQLTEPVIEILGQAFSWKDMILIAGGLFLLWKATTEIHHSMDPAPNDPKSATSGVTLGFAAAIGQILMLDLVFSIDSIITAVGMTEHLPIMIIAVVISVLVMLLAAEPLAKFINDNPTVVMLALGFLIMIGMTLIAEGFGAHVPKGYIYAAMAFSAAIEVLNMMSRRRQQRALADKA